In the Silurus meridionalis isolate SWU-2019-XX chromosome 6, ASM1480568v1, whole genome shotgun sequence genome, one interval contains:
- the hacd4 gene encoding very-long-chain (3R)-3-hydroxyacyl-CoA dehydratase 4: protein MSCPVYVTERTGKPRSEDLMNNKSNMQQNSEHKTAQEMRCSIGFAYLFSYYLLQFCGHTWIFSNMTARFFSFGFDALAGTFYFVGVMMSLCQLLSVLELFHIADGIEDSRLLPRLVQVIERNFLLFLIISQEEFQSKTVVCVLFYLWNILHLIRYPYQLMCLISTPSFNMMWARYTISIPVYILSVITEGISIVLAMPYYESQGTYSFQLNTPVSVYVHFSYLLMAYIPLLAAGSGLTVRNLLKERSQSLENWNKKTKMD from the exons ATGTCCTGCCCTGTCTACGTCACTGAAAGAACAGGGAAGCCGAGGAGCGAGGACCTGATGAACAACAAGTCCAACATGCAGCAGAACAGCGAGCACAAAACCGCGCAGGAAATGAG GTGCAGCATTGGCTTCGCCTATCTGTTCTCTTACTACTTACTCCAGTTCTGTGGACACACCTGGATCTTTTCCAACATGACCGCCAGATTTTTCTCGTTTGGATTCG ATGCTTTAGCTGGCACCTTTTATTTCGTGGGGGTGATGATGAGTCTGTGCCAGCTTCTGTCGGTGCTGGAGCTTTTCCACATCGCAGATGGAATAGAAGACAGTCGACTCCTTCCTCGGCTTGTCCAG GTGATCGAGAgaaatttccttttatttctaatCATCAGTCAAGAGGAATTTCAGAGTaaaacagtagtgtgtgtgctgttttacCTGTGGAATATTTTACACCTAATAAG GTACCCTTATCAACTGATGTGTCTCATTAGCACACCGTCATTTAATATGATGTGGGCACGCTACACCATCTCCATCCCTGTCTACATACTGTCTGTGATCACTGAAG GAATCAGTATTGTACTGGCGATGCCATATTACGAGTCACAAGGCACGTATTCTTTTCAGCTAAATACACCGGTTTCTGTCTACGTCCATTTCTCGTACCTTCTAATGGCTTACATCCCTCTGTTGGCAGCAG GTTCTGGCTTGACAGTGCGAAACCTACTCAAAGAAAGGAGTCAGTCTCTTGAGAACTGGAATAAGAAGACGAAAATGGACTAA